The Vigna unguiculata cultivar IT97K-499-35 chromosome 6, ASM411807v1, whole genome shotgun sequence genome contains a region encoding:
- the LOC114187271 gene encoding uncharacterized protein LOC114187271, whose translation MSCGQCSSCNGGENQNLSASFCGGSGSTDLGVSVMCYCGEKAALRTARTLKNKGKKFWGCPKYKSGSDQCGDCNYFKWFTDNEIEEKGWSSQKIEGMGGGKLKIEEMGCDGKLSIKNVEEMGCGGKKNAEKAAAVRSVVAEEMEKCMKSIENTAAVRSVVAEEMEKCMKSIENRLTVLTVVVGVLCVLNIIVVYVLVTKA comes from the exons ATGTCGTGTGGACAGTGTTCATCCTGCAATGGTGGCGAAAATCAAAACCTAAGTGCGTCGTTTTGTGGTGGAAGTGGGTCTACAGATTTGGGCGTGTCAGTGATGTGCTATTGTGGAGAGAAAGCAGCATTGAGAACTGCAAGAACATTGAAGAACAAGGGCAAAAAATTTTGGGGCTGCCCTAAGTATAAG AGTGGAAGTGATCAATGTGGTGACTGCAATTATTTCAAATGGTTTACTGATAATGAGATCGAGGAAAAGGGTTGGAGCAGTCAGAAAATTGAAGGAATGGGTGGTGGGAAGctgaaaattgaagaaatggGTTGTGATGGGAAGCTGAGTATCAAGAACGTTGAAGAAATGGGTTGTGGTGGGAAAAAGAATGCAGAAAAGGCTGCTGCAGTGAGGTCTGTGGTGGCAGAAGAAATGGAGAAATGTATGAAGTCAATTGAAAACACTGCTGCAGTGAGGTCTGTGGTGGCAGAAGAAATGGAGAAATGTATGAAGTCAATTGAAAATAGGCTAACAGTGTTGACAGTGGTAGTTGGAGTTTTGTGTGTATTGAATATCATTGTAGTGTATGTGTTGGTTACAAAAGCATGA